A window of Triplophysa dalaica isolate WHDGS20190420 chromosome 7, ASM1584641v1, whole genome shotgun sequence contains these coding sequences:
- the si:dkey-225f5.4 gene encoding uncharacterized protein si:dkey-225f5.4, which produces MATERIEALMERTDPTNVRSCNTTELQETGEGEMMAPYLMDCRRKQKHIFRQLCVVDDMVKLLAGLESVDQLLNEPCPQNPGNDARAAWKALKAEYQDRVQEVEELISTFQLRMDELQGKRQKLETLVSTLQKKKEECKEKERMAAKRNQRAEKQISFQLEDSLQAARNALNACDLRLSNLQDEANKQQERISEWTLLKDGLQMLIRGTQRNMQYRLLSVRPSELCLELLPRANEKSLDPLRVSITMTTNDHFHLQVFQGTAGLVEEATEGQLRQVSTALVEVMERYISQGEMLSEIQALHSRFAIDWCPAERLLIFLKTATTVCHLRVGEGYPSHGQATLLSVRKDGNLLEIASLQPPEKHPVLTEWLEFLSSNPNI; this is translated from the exons ATGGCGACGGAGAGAATCGAGGC ACTGATGGAAAGGACTGATCCTACCAACGTAAGATCATGCAACACCACCGAACTGCAAGAAACTGGAGAGGGAGAAATGATGGCTCCTTATCTCATG GACTGCAGACGCAAACAGAAGCATATTTTCCGTCAGCTGTGTGTAGTGGATGACATGGTAAAGCTGCTGGCAGGTCTTGAGTCTGTGGACCAACTACTAAATGAGCCATGTCCCCAAAATCCAG GGAATGATGCTCGTGCTGCATGGAAGGCTTTAAAAGCAGAATATCAGGACAGAGTTCAGGAGGTGGAGGAGCTGATCAGCACCTTTCAGCTCCGCATGGACGAGCTTCAGGGTAAACGGCAGAAACTTGAGACTCTAGTGTCCACATTGCAGAAAAAG AAGGAGGAgtgtaaagagaaagagagaatggcAGCTAAACGAAATCAGAGAGCTGAG aaacaaatcaGCTTTCAGCTGGAGGATTCCTTACAGGCAGCTCGGAATGCCTTGAACGCGTGTGATCTGCGTCTGTCTAATCTCCAGGATGAAGCTAATAAGCAGCAGGAGCGTATCAGTGAATGGACATTACTGAAGGATGG TTTGCAGATGTTGATCAGAGGGACGCAGAGAAATATGCAGTACAGGCTGTTGTCAGTCAGACCCTCAGAGCTGTGCCTGGAGCTCCTGCCTCGTGCTAATGAGAAATCACTTGATCCACTGCGTGTCTCCATCACCATGACAACCAACGACCACTTCCATCTTCAG GTGTTTCAGGGAACTGCTGGCCTTGTAGAAGAGGCGACAGAAGGTCAACTCAGACAAGTGAGTACTGCTTTGGTGGAGGTGATGGAGCGGTACATTAGTCAAGGAGAGATGCTCTCAGAGATTCAGGCTCTGCACTCAAG GTTTGCAATTGATTGGTGTCCGGCTGAAAGGCTTCTCATCTTTCTGAAGACTGCAACCACAGTGTGTCACCTGAGGGTTGGGGAGGGTTACCCATCACATGGCCAAGCTACTCTTCTCTCTGTGAGAAAAGACGGCAATCTTCTAGAAATAGCCAGTCTGCAG CCGCCGGAGAAACATCCTGTCCTGACTGAGTGGCTTGAGTTTCTCTCTTCCAATCCCAACATCTGA